One genomic window of Salvelinus alpinus chromosome 17, SLU_Salpinus.1, whole genome shotgun sequence includes the following:
- the LOC139541917 gene encoding telomere length regulation protein TEL2 homolog isoform X2, whose protein sequence is MMQSLTPDVEVRLSVGQCVRTLTTSNEKEEVTKTLHTLTSYLDDGPQSTITSAQRAEFSRAHYTRTLQFLISNINADWLQLLTVAQCTELWDGLFLRGPPDQTLLVLMDGISSMSPSAGLDRLVSILERFLQSGRLTVLLWTRCQGKGLSDSPQLRETLLGRLVALPDLTANQLHHHNKTIFLPQQYYPLLARDMLTVLERTCQALRDRKDCSLTFVAQALGKACVQGHSGLVFGVLAPRLSFCTRSDMVWQRVCWKLLENVPERWLESVLTGMVQAVNRPDALSRIMGNLVLKNKKAQFVITHKLLLLQYKYETRVLSILLGYLAQDRERRPLLIQVLRSLCQAWANPSAVRHTPLEQQLYVSRALLLCVGLLSDAELQELRSELLQCMLGGMQSHLDSSVVRVRRMGMVVGECLSSRMDVNGAKLKFEYEHDEETKELLSLMTPLSEEETEPLDDRLDLPQDVKGQTVPSQAVPSQAASVAQKSGADPDSELDSDDELTPYDMSADQEMSQAAPPRYLRDCLEAVLSSEDPVRVDLSLRAIEGLVRKNTSTAREVSVELSKVLLHMEDRYNTVGFLSLRQAAMVALTVTDSVPVTEYLTTEFYSMNYSIRQRLDILEVLIMSAQELSQPITDKGGPSKAIQRVTIDTPLYPGDDPIHWRQVVERRIQSKTKRLSKGVTHPPAKPTPNRYAPVAGHFFFPLLRNYDRPQVTFDLLGSDHLVLGRLIHTLGLLMHLSVNAPVATQMGRALLDFVWAVRYHVDQMVRRGVLFAVCSVFLSMPSQSLLVELSDQLFETRAWLAGMTRRMWLKRAQSRCSCSCSVCVNLRTHTHTHTHTHTHTHTQLG, encoded by the exons ATGATGCAGTCCCTAACCCCAGATGTTGAAGTTCGACTCTCAGTGGGCCAATGCGTCCGAACTCTCACTACCTCCAACGAGAAGGAAGAGGTGaccaaaactctacacacactaACCAGTTACCTGGACGATGGGCCTCAGAGTACAATTACATCAGCTCAGCGAGCAGAGTTCAGTCGAGCCCACTACACCCGGACTCTACAGTTTCTCATCAGTAACATCAATGCTGATTGGCTCCAGCTACTTACCGTTGCCCAGTGCACAGAATTGTGGGATGGTTTGTTCCTCCGAGGTCCTCCAGACCAGACTCTGTTAGTGCTGATGGATGGTATCAGCTCAATGAG CCCCAGTGCAGGTCTGGACCGTTTAGTCAGCATCCTAGAGCGGTTCCTTCAGAGTGGTCGTCTGACAGTCCTACTGTGGACCCGCTGTCAGGGGAAGGGTCTCTCCGACTCTCCCCAGCTCAGAGAGACCCTGCTGGGCCGCCTGGTGGCTCTGCCTGACCTGACTGCCAACCAGCTGCACCACCACAACAAGACCATCTTCCTCCCCCAGCAGTACTACCCCCTATTGGCCAGAGATATGCTCACTGTGCTAGAGAGAACCTGTCAGGCTCTGAGAG ATAGAAAAGACTGCTCTCTGACTTTTGTGGCCCAGGCACTGGGGAAGGCCTGTGTTCAGGGACACAGTG GGTTAGTATTTGGGGTGCTGGCCCCTCGCCTCTCCTTCTGCACGCGTTCAGACATGGTGTGGCAAAGGGTGTGCTGGAAGCTGCTGGAGAATGTCCCAGAGCGCTGGCTGGAGAGTGTGCTCACTGGAATGGTGCAGGCTGTCAACAG ACCTGATGCTCTGTCCAGGATCATGGGGAACCTGGTGTTGAAGAACAAAAAGGCCCAGTTTGTCATCACCCATaaactgctgctgctccaatacaagtatgag ACTCGTGTGTTGAGCATTCTTTTGGGCTACCTGGCTCAGGACAGGGAGAGAAGGCCACTACTTATACAG gTGCTGCGGTCGCTGTGCCAGGCCTGGGCTAACCCCAGTGcagtcagacacacccctctggaGCAGCAGCTCTATGTGAGCCGGGCTCTGCTGCTGTGTGTGGGACTACTGAGTGATGCAGAGCTACAGGAGCTACGCTCAG AGCTGCTGCAGTGCATGCTGGGAGGGATGCAGAGCCACCTGGACAGCAGTGTAGTCCGTGTGAGGCGCAtgggcatggtggtgggggagtGTCTCAGCTCCCGCATGGACGTCAATGGAGCCAAACTCAAATTCGAA TATGAGCATGATGAGGAGACCAAGGAGCTGCTCTCACTGATGACTCCACTGTCTGAGGAAGAAACAGAGCCGCTTGATGACAGATTGGATCTTCCTCAAGACGTCAAAGGGCAGACTGTACCCTCTCAGGCAGTACCATCCCAGGCTGCTTCCGTGGCCCAGAAATCAGGAGCTGACCCAGACTCAGAGCTGGATAG TGATGATGAACTCACCCCCTATGACATGTCAGCTGACCAGGAGATGAGCCAAGCTGCCCCACCTCGCTACCTCCGAGACTGTCTGGAgg CCGTCCTCTCATCTGAGGACCCAGTGAGGGTGGATCTCAGTCTGAGAGCCATTGAGGGCTTGGtgaggaagaacacttctacagcccgagag GTCAGTGTTGAGCTGAGCAAGGTGCTGCTGCACATGGAGGACAGGTACAACACTGTGGGCTTCCTGAGTCTCAGGCAGGCTGCTATGGTGGCCCTCACTGTCACCGACTCTGTCCCC GTGACTGAGTATCTGACCACGGAGTTCTACTCCATGAACTACAGTATACGACAACGGCTGGATATTTTAGAG GTCCTCATTATGTCTGCGCAGGAGCTCTCTCAACCAATCACTGACAAAGGAGGTCCGTCCAAGGCCATTCAGCGGGTTACCATAGATACACCCCTTTACCCCGGCGATGACCCCATACACTGGCGACAAGTGGTGGAGAGGCGGATTCAGAGTAAGACCAAACGGCTCAGTAAG GGCGTCACTCACCCTCCAGCCAAGCCCACCCCAAACCGTTATGCCCCTGTTGCTGGCCACTTCTTCTTCCCTCTGCTCAGAAACTATGACAG GCCTCAGGTGACCTTTGACCTGCTGGGCAGTGACCACCTGGTCCTGGGGAGACTGATCCACACGCTGGGACTCCTTATGCACCTATCAGTCAATGCTCCG gtggCCACTCAGATGGGCAGAGCTCTGTTGGACTTTGTCTGGGCCGTACGCTACCACGTTGACCA GATGGTGCGGCGAGGAGTCCTATTTGCTGTCTGCTCCGTCTTTCTGAGCATGCCCAGTCAGAGTTTGCTGGTGGAGCTCAGTGATCAGCTGTTTGAGACCAGAGCATGGCTGGCAG GGATGACCAGAAGAATGTGGTTAAAAAGAGCACAGTCCAGATGTTCATGCAGCTGCTCAGTGTGTGTCaatctgagaacacacacacacacacacacacacacacacacacacacacacacacagctggggtGA
- the LOC139541917 gene encoding telomere length regulation protein TEL2 homolog isoform X3 — MMQSLTPDVEVRLSVGQCVRTLTTSNEKEEVTKTLHTLTSYLDDGPQSTITSAQRAEFSRAHYTRTLQFLISNINADWLQLLTVAQCTELWDGLFLRGPPDQTLLVLMDGISSMSSPSAGLDRLVSILERFLQSGRLTVLLWTRCQGKGLSDSPQLRETLLGRLVALPDLTANQLHHHNKTIFLPQQYYPLLARDMLTVLERTCQALRDRKDCSLTFVAQALGKACVQGHSGLVFGVLAPRLSFCTRSDMVWQRVCWKLLENVPERWLESVLTGMVQAVNRPDALSRIMGNLVLKNKKAQFVITHKLLLLQYKYETRVLSILLGYLAQDRERRPLLIQVLRSLCQAWANPSAVRHTPLEQQLYVSRALLLCVGLLSDAELQELRSELLQCMLGGMQSHLDSSVVRVRRMGMVVGECLSSRMDVNGAKLKFEYEHDEETKELLSLMTPLSEEETEPLDDRLDLPQDVKGQTVPSQAVPSQAASVAQKSGADPDSELDSDDELTPYDMSADQEMSQAAPPRYLRDCLEAVLSSEDPVRVDLSLRAIEGLVRKNTSTAREVSVELSKVLLHMEDRYNTVGFLSLRQAAMVALTVTDSVPVTEYLTTEFYSMNYSIRQRLDILEVLIMSAQELSQPITDKGGPSKAIQRVTIDTPLYPGDDPIHWRQVVERRIQSKTKRLSKGVTHPPAKPTPNRYAPVAGHFFFPLLRNYDRPQVTFDLLGSDHLVLGRLIHTLGLLMHLSVNAPVATQMGRALLDFVWAVRYHVDQMVRRGVLFAVCSVFLSMPSQSLLVELSDQLFETRAWLADVAEVDPDADCRNLAVQSLVLLEKSLKTEMNPAALVLQS; from the exons ATGATGCAGTCCCTAACCCCAGATGTTGAAGTTCGACTCTCAGTGGGCCAATGCGTCCGAACTCTCACTACCTCCAACGAGAAGGAAGAGGTGaccaaaactctacacacactaACCAGTTACCTGGACGATGGGCCTCAGAGTACAATTACATCAGCTCAGCGAGCAGAGTTCAGTCGAGCCCACTACACCCGGACTCTACAGTTTCTCATCAGTAACATCAATGCTGATTGGCTCCAGCTACTTACCGTTGCCCAGTGCACAGAATTGTGGGATGGTTTGTTCCTCCGAGGTCCTCCAGACCAGACTCTGTTAGTGCTGATGGATGGTATCAGCTCAATGAG CAGCCCCAGTGCAGGTCTGGACCGTTTAGTCAGCATCCTAGAGCGGTTCCTTCAGAGTGGTCGTCTGACAGTCCTACTGTGGACCCGCTGTCAGGGGAAGGGTCTCTCCGACTCTCCCCAGCTCAGAGAGACCCTGCTGGGCCGCCTGGTGGCTCTGCCTGACCTGACTGCCAACCAGCTGCACCACCACAACAAGACCATCTTCCTCCCCCAGCAGTACTACCCCCTATTGGCCAGAGATATGCTCACTGTGCTAGAGAGAACCTGTCAGGCTCTGAGAG ATAGAAAAGACTGCTCTCTGACTTTTGTGGCCCAGGCACTGGGGAAGGCCTGTGTTCAGGGACACAGTG GGTTAGTATTTGGGGTGCTGGCCCCTCGCCTCTCCTTCTGCACGCGTTCAGACATGGTGTGGCAAAGGGTGTGCTGGAAGCTGCTGGAGAATGTCCCAGAGCGCTGGCTGGAGAGTGTGCTCACTGGAATGGTGCAGGCTGTCAACAG ACCTGATGCTCTGTCCAGGATCATGGGGAACCTGGTGTTGAAGAACAAAAAGGCCCAGTTTGTCATCACCCATaaactgctgctgctccaatacaagtatgag ACTCGTGTGTTGAGCATTCTTTTGGGCTACCTGGCTCAGGACAGGGAGAGAAGGCCACTACTTATACAG gTGCTGCGGTCGCTGTGCCAGGCCTGGGCTAACCCCAGTGcagtcagacacacccctctggaGCAGCAGCTCTATGTGAGCCGGGCTCTGCTGCTGTGTGTGGGACTACTGAGTGATGCAGAGCTACAGGAGCTACGCTCAG AGCTGCTGCAGTGCATGCTGGGAGGGATGCAGAGCCACCTGGACAGCAGTGTAGTCCGTGTGAGGCGCAtgggcatggtggtgggggagtGTCTCAGCTCCCGCATGGACGTCAATGGAGCCAAACTCAAATTCGAA TATGAGCATGATGAGGAGACCAAGGAGCTGCTCTCACTGATGACTCCACTGTCTGAGGAAGAAACAGAGCCGCTTGATGACAGATTGGATCTTCCTCAAGACGTCAAAGGGCAGACTGTACCCTCTCAGGCAGTACCATCCCAGGCTGCTTCCGTGGCCCAGAAATCAGGAGCTGACCCAGACTCAGAGCTGGATAG TGATGATGAACTCACCCCCTATGACATGTCAGCTGACCAGGAGATGAGCCAAGCTGCCCCACCTCGCTACCTCCGAGACTGTCTGGAgg CCGTCCTCTCATCTGAGGACCCAGTGAGGGTGGATCTCAGTCTGAGAGCCATTGAGGGCTTGGtgaggaagaacacttctacagcccgagag GTCAGTGTTGAGCTGAGCAAGGTGCTGCTGCACATGGAGGACAGGTACAACACTGTGGGCTTCCTGAGTCTCAGGCAGGCTGCTATGGTGGCCCTCACTGTCACCGACTCTGTCCCC GTGACTGAGTATCTGACCACGGAGTTCTACTCCATGAACTACAGTATACGACAACGGCTGGATATTTTAGAG GTCCTCATTATGTCTGCGCAGGAGCTCTCTCAACCAATCACTGACAAAGGAGGTCCGTCCAAGGCCATTCAGCGGGTTACCATAGATACACCCCTTTACCCCGGCGATGACCCCATACACTGGCGACAAGTGGTGGAGAGGCGGATTCAGAGTAAGACCAAACGGCTCAGTAAG GGCGTCACTCACCCTCCAGCCAAGCCCACCCCAAACCGTTATGCCCCTGTTGCTGGCCACTTCTTCTTCCCTCTGCTCAGAAACTATGACAG GCCTCAGGTGACCTTTGACCTGCTGGGCAGTGACCACCTGGTCCTGGGGAGACTGATCCACACGCTGGGACTCCTTATGCACCTATCAGTCAATGCTCCG gtggCCACTCAGATGGGCAGAGCTCTGTTGGACTTTGTCTGGGCCGTACGCTACCACGTTGACCA GATGGTGCGGCGAGGAGTCCTATTTGCTGTCTGCTCCGTCTTTCTGAGCATGCCCAGTCAGAGTTTGCTGGTGGAGCTCAGTGATCAGCTGTTTGAGACCAGAGCATGGCTGGCAG ACGTAGCTGAAGTGGACCCTGATGCAGACTGCAGGAACCTGGCCGTGCAGAGCCTGGTGCTGCTGGAGAAGAGTCTGAAGACTGAAATGAACCCTGCTGCACTGGTCCTGCAGTCATGA
- the LOC139541917 gene encoding telomere length regulation protein TEL2 homolog isoform X1, producing the protein MMQSLTPDVEVRLSVGQCVRTLTTSNEKEEVTKTLHTLTSYLDDGPQSTITSAQRAEFSRAHYTRTLQFLISNINADWLQLLTVAQCTELWDGLFLRGPPDQTLLVLMDGISSMSSPSAGLDRLVSILERFLQSGRLTVLLWTRCQGKGLSDSPQLRETLLGRLVALPDLTANQLHHHNKTIFLPQQYYPLLARDMLTVLERTCQALRDRKDCSLTFVAQALGKACVQGHSGLVFGVLAPRLSFCTRSDMVWQRVCWKLLENVPERWLESVLTGMVQAVNRPDALSRIMGNLVLKNKKAQFVITHKLLLLQYKYETRVLSILLGYLAQDRERRPLLIQVLRSLCQAWANPSAVRHTPLEQQLYVSRALLLCVGLLSDAELQELRSELLQCMLGGMQSHLDSSVVRVRRMGMVVGECLSSRMDVNGAKLKFEYEHDEETKELLSLMTPLSEEETEPLDDRLDLPQDVKGQTVPSQAVPSQAASVAQKSGADPDSELDSDDELTPYDMSADQEMSQAAPPRYLRDCLEAVLSSEDPVRVDLSLRAIEGLVRKNTSTAREVSVELSKVLLHMEDRYNTVGFLSLRQAAMVALTVTDSVPVTEYLTTEFYSMNYSIRQRLDILEVLIMSAQELSQPITDKGGPSKAIQRVTIDTPLYPGDDPIHWRQVVERRIQSKTKRLSKGVTHPPAKPTPNRYAPVAGHFFFPLLRNYDRPQVTFDLLGSDHLVLGRLIHTLGLLMHLSVNAPVATQMGRALLDFVWAVRYHVDQMVRRGVLFAVCSVFLSMPSQSLLVELSDQLFETRAWLAGMTRRMWLKRAQSRCSCSCSVCVNLRTHTHTHTHTHTHTHTQLG; encoded by the exons ATGATGCAGTCCCTAACCCCAGATGTTGAAGTTCGACTCTCAGTGGGCCAATGCGTCCGAACTCTCACTACCTCCAACGAGAAGGAAGAGGTGaccaaaactctacacacactaACCAGTTACCTGGACGATGGGCCTCAGAGTACAATTACATCAGCTCAGCGAGCAGAGTTCAGTCGAGCCCACTACACCCGGACTCTACAGTTTCTCATCAGTAACATCAATGCTGATTGGCTCCAGCTACTTACCGTTGCCCAGTGCACAGAATTGTGGGATGGTTTGTTCCTCCGAGGTCCTCCAGACCAGACTCTGTTAGTGCTGATGGATGGTATCAGCTCAATGAG CAGCCCCAGTGCAGGTCTGGACCGTTTAGTCAGCATCCTAGAGCGGTTCCTTCAGAGTGGTCGTCTGACAGTCCTACTGTGGACCCGCTGTCAGGGGAAGGGTCTCTCCGACTCTCCCCAGCTCAGAGAGACCCTGCTGGGCCGCCTGGTGGCTCTGCCTGACCTGACTGCCAACCAGCTGCACCACCACAACAAGACCATCTTCCTCCCCCAGCAGTACTACCCCCTATTGGCCAGAGATATGCTCACTGTGCTAGAGAGAACCTGTCAGGCTCTGAGAG ATAGAAAAGACTGCTCTCTGACTTTTGTGGCCCAGGCACTGGGGAAGGCCTGTGTTCAGGGACACAGTG GGTTAGTATTTGGGGTGCTGGCCCCTCGCCTCTCCTTCTGCACGCGTTCAGACATGGTGTGGCAAAGGGTGTGCTGGAAGCTGCTGGAGAATGTCCCAGAGCGCTGGCTGGAGAGTGTGCTCACTGGAATGGTGCAGGCTGTCAACAG ACCTGATGCTCTGTCCAGGATCATGGGGAACCTGGTGTTGAAGAACAAAAAGGCCCAGTTTGTCATCACCCATaaactgctgctgctccaatacaagtatgag ACTCGTGTGTTGAGCATTCTTTTGGGCTACCTGGCTCAGGACAGGGAGAGAAGGCCACTACTTATACAG gTGCTGCGGTCGCTGTGCCAGGCCTGGGCTAACCCCAGTGcagtcagacacacccctctggaGCAGCAGCTCTATGTGAGCCGGGCTCTGCTGCTGTGTGTGGGACTACTGAGTGATGCAGAGCTACAGGAGCTACGCTCAG AGCTGCTGCAGTGCATGCTGGGAGGGATGCAGAGCCACCTGGACAGCAGTGTAGTCCGTGTGAGGCGCAtgggcatggtggtgggggagtGTCTCAGCTCCCGCATGGACGTCAATGGAGCCAAACTCAAATTCGAA TATGAGCATGATGAGGAGACCAAGGAGCTGCTCTCACTGATGACTCCACTGTCTGAGGAAGAAACAGAGCCGCTTGATGACAGATTGGATCTTCCTCAAGACGTCAAAGGGCAGACTGTACCCTCTCAGGCAGTACCATCCCAGGCTGCTTCCGTGGCCCAGAAATCAGGAGCTGACCCAGACTCAGAGCTGGATAG TGATGATGAACTCACCCCCTATGACATGTCAGCTGACCAGGAGATGAGCCAAGCTGCCCCACCTCGCTACCTCCGAGACTGTCTGGAgg CCGTCCTCTCATCTGAGGACCCAGTGAGGGTGGATCTCAGTCTGAGAGCCATTGAGGGCTTGGtgaggaagaacacttctacagcccgagag GTCAGTGTTGAGCTGAGCAAGGTGCTGCTGCACATGGAGGACAGGTACAACACTGTGGGCTTCCTGAGTCTCAGGCAGGCTGCTATGGTGGCCCTCACTGTCACCGACTCTGTCCCC GTGACTGAGTATCTGACCACGGAGTTCTACTCCATGAACTACAGTATACGACAACGGCTGGATATTTTAGAG GTCCTCATTATGTCTGCGCAGGAGCTCTCTCAACCAATCACTGACAAAGGAGGTCCGTCCAAGGCCATTCAGCGGGTTACCATAGATACACCCCTTTACCCCGGCGATGACCCCATACACTGGCGACAAGTGGTGGAGAGGCGGATTCAGAGTAAGACCAAACGGCTCAGTAAG GGCGTCACTCACCCTCCAGCCAAGCCCACCCCAAACCGTTATGCCCCTGTTGCTGGCCACTTCTTCTTCCCTCTGCTCAGAAACTATGACAG GCCTCAGGTGACCTTTGACCTGCTGGGCAGTGACCACCTGGTCCTGGGGAGACTGATCCACACGCTGGGACTCCTTATGCACCTATCAGTCAATGCTCCG gtggCCACTCAGATGGGCAGAGCTCTGTTGGACTTTGTCTGGGCCGTACGCTACCACGTTGACCA GATGGTGCGGCGAGGAGTCCTATTTGCTGTCTGCTCCGTCTTTCTGAGCATGCCCAGTCAGAGTTTGCTGGTGGAGCTCAGTGATCAGCTGTTTGAGACCAGAGCATGGCTGGCAG GGATGACCAGAAGAATGTGGTTAAAAAGAGCACAGTCCAGATGTTCATGCAGCTGCTCAGTGTGTGTCaatctgagaacacacacacacacacacacacacacacacacacacacacacacacagctggggtGA
- the LOC139541917 gene encoding telomere length regulation protein TEL2 homolog isoform X4, which yields MMQSLTPDVEVRLSVGQCVRTLTTSNEKEEVTKTLHTLTSYLDDGPQSTITSAQRAEFSRAHYTRTLQFLISNINADWLQLLTVAQCTELWDGLFLRGPPDQTLLVLMDGISSMSPSAGLDRLVSILERFLQSGRLTVLLWTRCQGKGLSDSPQLRETLLGRLVALPDLTANQLHHHNKTIFLPQQYYPLLARDMLTVLERTCQALRDRKDCSLTFVAQALGKACVQGHSGLVFGVLAPRLSFCTRSDMVWQRVCWKLLENVPERWLESVLTGMVQAVNRPDALSRIMGNLVLKNKKAQFVITHKLLLLQYKYETRVLSILLGYLAQDRERRPLLIQVLRSLCQAWANPSAVRHTPLEQQLYVSRALLLCVGLLSDAELQELRSELLQCMLGGMQSHLDSSVVRVRRMGMVVGECLSSRMDVNGAKLKFEYEHDEETKELLSLMTPLSEEETEPLDDRLDLPQDVKGQTVPSQAVPSQAASVAQKSGADPDSELDSDDELTPYDMSADQEMSQAAPPRYLRDCLEAVLSSEDPVRVDLSLRAIEGLVRKNTSTAREVSVELSKVLLHMEDRYNTVGFLSLRQAAMVALTVTDSVPVTEYLTTEFYSMNYSIRQRLDILEVLIMSAQELSQPITDKGGPSKAIQRVTIDTPLYPGDDPIHWRQVVERRIQSKTKRLSKGVTHPPAKPTPNRYAPVAGHFFFPLLRNYDRPQVTFDLLGSDHLVLGRLIHTLGLLMHLSVNAPVATQMGRALLDFVWAVRYHVDQMVRRGVLFAVCSVFLSMPSQSLLVELSDQLFETRAWLADVAEVDPDADCRNLAVQSLVLLEKSLKTEMNPAALVLQS from the exons ATGATGCAGTCCCTAACCCCAGATGTTGAAGTTCGACTCTCAGTGGGCCAATGCGTCCGAACTCTCACTACCTCCAACGAGAAGGAAGAGGTGaccaaaactctacacacactaACCAGTTACCTGGACGATGGGCCTCAGAGTACAATTACATCAGCTCAGCGAGCAGAGTTCAGTCGAGCCCACTACACCCGGACTCTACAGTTTCTCATCAGTAACATCAATGCTGATTGGCTCCAGCTACTTACCGTTGCCCAGTGCACAGAATTGTGGGATGGTTTGTTCCTCCGAGGTCCTCCAGACCAGACTCTGTTAGTGCTGATGGATGGTATCAGCTCAATGAG CCCCAGTGCAGGTCTGGACCGTTTAGTCAGCATCCTAGAGCGGTTCCTTCAGAGTGGTCGTCTGACAGTCCTACTGTGGACCCGCTGTCAGGGGAAGGGTCTCTCCGACTCTCCCCAGCTCAGAGAGACCCTGCTGGGCCGCCTGGTGGCTCTGCCTGACCTGACTGCCAACCAGCTGCACCACCACAACAAGACCATCTTCCTCCCCCAGCAGTACTACCCCCTATTGGCCAGAGATATGCTCACTGTGCTAGAGAGAACCTGTCAGGCTCTGAGAG ATAGAAAAGACTGCTCTCTGACTTTTGTGGCCCAGGCACTGGGGAAGGCCTGTGTTCAGGGACACAGTG GGTTAGTATTTGGGGTGCTGGCCCCTCGCCTCTCCTTCTGCACGCGTTCAGACATGGTGTGGCAAAGGGTGTGCTGGAAGCTGCTGGAGAATGTCCCAGAGCGCTGGCTGGAGAGTGTGCTCACTGGAATGGTGCAGGCTGTCAACAG ACCTGATGCTCTGTCCAGGATCATGGGGAACCTGGTGTTGAAGAACAAAAAGGCCCAGTTTGTCATCACCCATaaactgctgctgctccaatacaagtatgag ACTCGTGTGTTGAGCATTCTTTTGGGCTACCTGGCTCAGGACAGGGAGAGAAGGCCACTACTTATACAG gTGCTGCGGTCGCTGTGCCAGGCCTGGGCTAACCCCAGTGcagtcagacacacccctctggaGCAGCAGCTCTATGTGAGCCGGGCTCTGCTGCTGTGTGTGGGACTACTGAGTGATGCAGAGCTACAGGAGCTACGCTCAG AGCTGCTGCAGTGCATGCTGGGAGGGATGCAGAGCCACCTGGACAGCAGTGTAGTCCGTGTGAGGCGCAtgggcatggtggtgggggagtGTCTCAGCTCCCGCATGGACGTCAATGGAGCCAAACTCAAATTCGAA TATGAGCATGATGAGGAGACCAAGGAGCTGCTCTCACTGATGACTCCACTGTCTGAGGAAGAAACAGAGCCGCTTGATGACAGATTGGATCTTCCTCAAGACGTCAAAGGGCAGACTGTACCCTCTCAGGCAGTACCATCCCAGGCTGCTTCCGTGGCCCAGAAATCAGGAGCTGACCCAGACTCAGAGCTGGATAG TGATGATGAACTCACCCCCTATGACATGTCAGCTGACCAGGAGATGAGCCAAGCTGCCCCACCTCGCTACCTCCGAGACTGTCTGGAgg CCGTCCTCTCATCTGAGGACCCAGTGAGGGTGGATCTCAGTCTGAGAGCCATTGAGGGCTTGGtgaggaagaacacttctacagcccgagag GTCAGTGTTGAGCTGAGCAAGGTGCTGCTGCACATGGAGGACAGGTACAACACTGTGGGCTTCCTGAGTCTCAGGCAGGCTGCTATGGTGGCCCTCACTGTCACCGACTCTGTCCCC GTGACTGAGTATCTGACCACGGAGTTCTACTCCATGAACTACAGTATACGACAACGGCTGGATATTTTAGAG GTCCTCATTATGTCTGCGCAGGAGCTCTCTCAACCAATCACTGACAAAGGAGGTCCGTCCAAGGCCATTCAGCGGGTTACCATAGATACACCCCTTTACCCCGGCGATGACCCCATACACTGGCGACAAGTGGTGGAGAGGCGGATTCAGAGTAAGACCAAACGGCTCAGTAAG GGCGTCACTCACCCTCCAGCCAAGCCCACCCCAAACCGTTATGCCCCTGTTGCTGGCCACTTCTTCTTCCCTCTGCTCAGAAACTATGACAG GCCTCAGGTGACCTTTGACCTGCTGGGCAGTGACCACCTGGTCCTGGGGAGACTGATCCACACGCTGGGACTCCTTATGCACCTATCAGTCAATGCTCCG gtggCCACTCAGATGGGCAGAGCTCTGTTGGACTTTGTCTGGGCCGTACGCTACCACGTTGACCA GATGGTGCGGCGAGGAGTCCTATTTGCTGTCTGCTCCGTCTTTCTGAGCATGCCCAGTCAGAGTTTGCTGGTGGAGCTCAGTGATCAGCTGTTTGAGACCAGAGCATGGCTGGCAG ACGTAGCTGAAGTGGACCCTGATGCAGACTGCAGGAACCTGGCCGTGCAGAGCCTGGTGCTGCTGGAGAAGAGTCTGAAGACTGAAATGAACCCTGCTGCACTGGTCCTGCAGTCATGA